The DNA region CCTTCGTACCGGTCGGCGCGCGGTGATCGGCGCGGGGCCGCGCCGGCCGACGGTAGGGGCGCATGGACGTGCGCCCCGACACCTTGGAGCGAATTGAGCCACCACTACACCTTCGTCTGCGGCACACTCGGGCCGTGGGAGGTGGCGAGCATGAGGCCGGTGCGGGGCCAAGGACTCGATCCCGCCGCGCGGATCGAGGTCGTCAACACGAGGCTCGAAGCCCTGCCGGCGGGCGCAAGCTGGGCCTTACGCGGCGTGACGAGCAATCTCCGCTACACCACGCGTGATGAAAAGGAGCGCTTGTCGGCCGTCCAGCCGGCACTCGGCCGGAGCCGCGCCAGCCGCGCGGCGCTCATCCCGATCAAGAAGAGCGCGCTGTGGTGGGACCTGGCGCAGGACGAACGCCGCCGGATCTTCGAGGACGTCTCGCACCACACGTCCATCGGCCTGCGTTATCTCCCCTCGATCGCGCGCCGGCTCCACCATTCCCGTGATCTCGGGGAACCCTTCGATTTCATCACCTGGTTCGATTACGCGCCGGAGCACGAGCGCGATTTCGACGCACTGCTCGCCGAGCTGCGCGCAAGCGAGGAATGGACCTATGTCGAGCGGGAGATCGATATCCGCCTCGTCCAGGCGGGCTAGCCCACAGTCTACCCGACGCTCTCGCAAATCAATCGCCGCGTCGCGGACGAGCGAATGAGCCAGAAGCTCACGCCGACAGCGAAAAACCTGATGCAATGGATATTCGGATTGCAGGGGCCCGCGAGCGCCACGTCAGGCGAGACGCATCTCAACGCCTCTCCAGTCAGCAGAACATAGGAGCGCGCGATGCTGGACTTGAAAGCAAAAGGAATACCCTGGAATTTGATTATCCCCGCGGTGGTTGTGGTGACGATTTTCGCCGCATGGTTTCTGCTGCCGCTCAAGCAATGGCTGCAGAGCTTCACCGATTGGATTGAAGGTCTGGGCGTATGGGGTGGTCTGCTCTTCGCGGCAGTGTACGTTATTGGAACGGTAGTTCTCGCGCCCGGTTCGCTGTTCACGATCGCAGCCGGCCTCGTGTTCGGCTTGGGGTGGGGATTTCCTATCGTAATGGTGGGAGCGACGGCCGGGGCTGCGCTTGCTTTTCTAATCGCGCGCTATGTCGTGCGCGAGAAGATAAAAGACACGCTCGAGAAGCGGCCCAGGTTCAAGGCTGTCGATAAGGCAGTCACCGAGGACGGCTGGAAAGTTGTGCTCCTTCTCCGTCTGAGCCCGTTGGTACCTTTTAATCTCCAGAACTATTTCTTCGGTATCACGAATATCGACTTCTGGCACTATGTTTTCGCGACCGCGGTCGGAATTGTTCCTGGCGTCTTGCTGTATTTGTATCTAGGCGCGATAGGCGGCGCTTTAACCGGCGGCGGCGGCGAATGGGGAACGCCGCAATGGATTTTCTTCGGAGGGGGTCTCATCGCAACCATCGTCGTCGCGGTCTTGGTCACTAAAAAGGCGAAAGCAAAACTCAAGGAAGCGGGTGTGGCGGAAGACTCGGGACAGAAGGACCGCACGCAGCCTTCGAAGAAACAATCCTACTAGGAGATTGTGGTGCATGCAACCCTTTCGCTTCGGTCCCAGGCGCTTTCCCGCGCATCCGCAGAGCGAAACTCGAAACGCTGCGGGTAAACCCTATCGTTGCATAAATATCGCTTACCTGGGGATCTCAGGCAGCTTGCAAGGCTTCGAGGTAATGAAACAACTCCTCTTGGACTAAGCGAAGGAATGCGTAAGATCATCGGAGTCGTCCGCTCTACGTAGGTCCATTCCTCGCTCGCGCGTAGCTC from Pseudomonadota bacterium includes:
- a CDS encoding chlorite dismutase family protein, with product MSHHYTFVCGTLGPWEVASMRPVRGQGLDPAARIEVVNTRLEALPAGASWALRGVTSNLRYTTRDEKERLSAVQPALGRSRASRAALIPIKKSALWWDLAQDERRRIFEDVSHHTSIGLRYLPSIARRLHHSRDLGEPFDFITWFDYAPEHERDFDALLAELRASEEWTYVEREIDIRLVQAG
- a CDS encoding TVP38/TMEM64 family protein translates to MLDLKAKGIPWNLIIPAVVVVTIFAAWFLLPLKQWLQSFTDWIEGLGVWGGLLFAAVYVIGTVVLAPGSLFTIAAGLVFGLGWGFPIVMVGATAGAALAFLIARYVVREKIKDTLEKRPRFKAVDKAVTEDGWKVVLLLRLSPLVPFNLQNYFFGITNIDFWHYVFATAVGIVPGVLLYLYLGAIGGALTGGGGEWGTPQWIFFGGGLIATIVVAVLVTKKAKAKLKEAGVAEDSGQKDRTQPSKKQSY